The uncultured Methanoregula sp. genomic sequence TTATGACAGTCATCTGTGACACCGGCGTAACAACCGGGGTAGAAACCGTGGTCTGATCGGGGGTCGATACAGTCAGCACACTCCGTGAGGTCTTCTTGGTCAGGGGATTTGTGATGACAACATAATACTTCCCGGGAGCCATGTCCACGTGGAAACCATTGTTGAAGTACCCGGATGCACTCACCGCAGACTCGTACGTCCGCAGCACCGTTCCCGAGAGGTCCGTTACATCGATCCTCACCGAGCTTATCCCGTTCTCTGCATTGCCGAACAACTGCACGTATTCTCCCGTTTTGACAACGTCAGGATGGGCTATCACGGAAAAGTCGGGCTTCTTTAAGAAAATTGAGGTTGCAACTGCATTATCCGGGTGCGCCAGGTCCATGGCAGTAATCGTGTAGCGGGCCGTCTGCAGTTGATCAATCCCCTTGATATTCGAGGTGTACCAGACAAATCTCCAGGATCCATCTGAACCAACGTCAACGGTATTTCCTGAATTTATATTACCGTTCATGTCATAGAGCGGCACTCCGCTGGAAGGCAGGCCGGGGCCGGTGATTTTCAGTATGGTTACATTGCCTACAGAGTCCCTGCCGTCAAAAACGATTGTGTTGCCGATATAATATCCTCCATTACCGCGGTACGCGATTGACATCGTGTCGGAAACAGCAGGAGTTGTCTTGGGGATATCCGCAAGTGCCGGTTGCACGATAAGCATTGCGATGATCAGGAACAAAGATAAGGAAATAATGTTTTTGTGTTGTGAAATACCCATCATTTAACCTCTCGTTAATGAGAATTGTATTTATAACCGATATATATTTTTGTCATTGAAAGCGTTTTTTTGGTATTTGCTGGGATATCCAGCCGAATTACCCTATAACGAAACTATATGTAGATTACAAGGTAACCCATGATCAGAGGGACCCTGACGATGACTGACGTGGAACTGGCCAGAAAAAATGGCGAGGAACACCTGAAATCAAAAATTTCAGCTATCCGTAAAACATTCTCCTATGACGAGACCGCATACCACCTTCCGATCTCGTACGCGCTGACGGGAATTGCTGTACACGAGCAGAAGAGCGTTGCTGAGGTGTACGCAAAAACAGGAAATAACCCGCTCGTTGCTTTTGAATGCCTCGTTGCCGAAACAACTGCCGGAGCGGGCAGTGAGCCTGAACCCTATACCGGCTTCATCAGCGATACGGTCATCCGCAAACTGGGATACTCGCTCGTTGACGGGAGCATCCTTGGCCTTGCGCTCGTTATCGGACGACCGGAGAGTGCCGGGAGTGCCGCTGCCATCTGCCGCGAGCTGCAGGAAAAATATATGCTCACTTTCCTTGCCGGGGATGTTGTCCCGACCCTCTCTGCTGCCGGGGTGAAACTCGGGCTCGATTACCGCCTCATCCCCCTGGGATCCACGCCTTCCTATGGCATCCATTTTGTCGATATCATTGCCCGCGTCGCCATGATGTTCGGTGGCGTCACTCCCGGAGATACCCACCGCCTGCTCACCTATGCAGCAGAGCGGGCAAAAGCAATCGTTATCGTCTTCCCGGGACTGACCGATGAGGAGATCGCCTTTGCTGACGGGATGAGGGTGCTTGGTTTCTCCATCCTCACTATTGGGGGGTACGAAGGCGGTTCTTGGATCCCTGCAACCGCAGGCACAATTGTGAGCCGGGGCATGGAAGAGAAAGGCATCCGGGTCAATGTCACAGCCATCCCCATCCCGATGGGGTGTTCGCCGGCATTCGAAGGAAAGAGTATCCGCAAAGAGGAGATGTACGTGGAATTCGGCGGAGGGCGATCTCCCGGATTCGAACTGCTCCGCCTCCGGCAACCGGGCGAGATCACTGACGGGAAGGTTACCGTGATCGGCCCCGAGATTGAAGAGATGAAGGAAGGATCGGCAAACCCGCTCGGGATCATCATCGAGGTATCCGGCAAGAACATGAAGAAAGATTACGAGCCGGTGCTCGAGCGCAGGATTCACAATTTCGTCAATTACGGCGAAGGCTCGTGGCACGTTGCCCAGCGGGATCTCATCTGGGTCAGGATATCAAAAGAGGCAGTTGCAAAAGGTGTCCGGATCGAGCATATCGGCAAGCTCCTGGCGAGCAAATTCCGGATGGATTTCCCCCAGCTGCTCGATGCGGTTGCTGTCACCATAATAACCGACAGTGCAAAAGTGCTCGCGGCAAAACAGGAGGCCGAGGCGGTGTATGCCGAGCGCGATGACCGGATAAAGGGGATGCGGGACAATGATGTCAGCACGTACTATTCCTGCACCCTCTGCCAGACATTTGCCCCGAACCATGTCTGCGTTATCACGCCCGAACGCCCTGCCCTCTGCGGGGCTATCAGCTGGCTTGACGGTAAGATTGCGTATGAGATCTCCCCCTCGGGAGCAAACCAGCCCATCGAGAAAGGGGCGGCGATCAATGCCCAGAATGGAGAGTTTGACGGTGTCAACCGCTTTGTCAAGAAGGCAAGCCACGGCGAGATCGACCGGTGTTCGCTCTATAGCGTGATGGAGTATCCCATGACCTGCTGCGGCTGCTTTGAAGCCATTGCTCTCATGCTGCCGGAAGTGAACGGGATCATGGTCGTGAACCGGGAATACAAGGGAATCACCCCATCGGGCATGAGTTTTTCGACGCTCGCCGGGACCATCGGCGGGGGAGCCCAGACACCGGGCTTTGCCGGGATATCCAAGAATTATATCCTGTCAGACCGGTTCCTCCAGGGTGAGGGCGGGATCGAGCGACTGGTCTGGATACCGGCCCAGCTAAAAGAAGAACTCAAAATCCGGCTTGAGAAACGCCTTGCGGAGATCGGTCATGCCGATCTCTTCGAAAAAATTGCCGACGAAACAACCGCGACTACCATCGAGGACCTGACAGTATTTCTTGAAAAGGTTAAGCATCCGGCCCTTGGCATGAAACCGCTGGTGTGATGGTAATCATGGCATACAAGGTTTCATTTGACTGGACCGGAACGATCGGGGAAGTTGTGCTCGGGGCCACGAAAGCCGATGGCGGGACACGCAGCGTCTCGTACCGGATCGGCGGCGGAACAACGCTCCCGTTCCTTGAGGGCAATCCCGCTTCCCCTGCACCACTCATCGCATTTGAGATCTGCGACAATCCGGTGTACTGGTCGCCGATCATCCGGAACTATTGCGGCGACATCACGAACACGGTAACGGACTGGGCAAAGGCTGCGGAACACTCCTACGGCGCCGACATGGTCCGGCTCTACCTCACCAGCACGCGGCAGCGGAATTTTTCGGATATCCCCTCGGCCAGAAAGACCGTTGAAGCAGTTCTTTCTGCCACAACCCTTCCTCTCATCATCGAAGGAAGCAATGAGCCGAAGATCGACAGCGAGG encodes the following:
- the acsB gene encoding acetyl-CoA decarbonylase/synthase complex subunit alpha/beta, whose product is MIRGTLTMTDVELARKNGEEHLKSKISAIRKTFSYDETAYHLPISYALTGIAVHEQKSVAEVYAKTGNNPLVAFECLVAETTAGAGSEPEPYTGFISDTVIRKLGYSLVDGSILGLALVIGRPESAGSAAAICRELQEKYMLTFLAGDVVPTLSAAGVKLGLDYRLIPLGSTPSYGIHFVDIIARVAMMFGGVTPGDTHRLLTYAAERAKAIVIVFPGLTDEEIAFADGMRVLGFSILTIGGYEGGSWIPATAGTIVSRGMEEKGIRVNVTAIPIPMGCSPAFEGKSIRKEEMYVEFGGGRSPGFELLRLRQPGEITDGKVTVIGPEIEEMKEGSANPLGIIIEVSGKNMKKDYEPVLERRIHNFVNYGEGSWHVAQRDLIWVRISKEAVAKGVRIEHIGKLLASKFRMDFPQLLDAVAVTIITDSAKVLAAKQEAEAVYAERDDRIKGMRDNDVSTYYSCTLCQTFAPNHVCVITPERPALCGAISWLDGKIAYEISPSGANQPIEKGAAINAQNGEFDGVNRFVKKASHGEIDRCSLYSVMEYPMTCCGCFEAIALMLPEVNGIMVVNREYKGITPSGMSFSTLAGTIGGGAQTPGFAGISKNYILSDRFLQGEGGIERLVWIPAQLKEELKIRLEKRLAEIGHADLFEKIADETTATTIEDLTVFLEKVKHPALGMKPLV